In a genomic window of Mycolicibacter heraklionensis:
- the ettA gene encoding energy-dependent translational throttle protein EttA has protein sequence MAEFIYTMKKVRKAHGDKVILDDVTLNFLPGAKIGVVGPNGAGKSSVLRIMAGLDKANNGDAFLAPGATVGILLQEPPLDDTKTVRENVEEGVPIKAKLNRYNEVAELMATDYTDELMEEMGKLQEELDAADAWDIDSQLEQAMDALRCPPPDEPVTHLSGGERRRVALCKLLLSKPDLLLLDEPTNHLDAESVLWLEQHLASYPGAILAVTHDRYFLDNVAQWILELDRGRAYPYEGNYSTYLEKKADRLEVQGKKDQKLQKRLKDELAWVRSGAKARQAKNKARLQRYEEMVVEAEKTRKLDFEEIQIPVGPRLGNLVVEVEHLDKGFGGRLLIKDLSFTLPRNGIVGVIGPNGVGKTTLFKTIVGLEKPDSGTVKVGDTVKLSYVDQNRAGIDPKKTVWEVVSDGLDYIEVGQNEIPSRAYVSAFGFKGPDQQKPAGVLSGGERNRLNLALTLKQGGNLILLDEPTNDLDVETLGSLENALEQFPGCAVVISHDRWFLDRTCTHILAWEGDDDNEAKWFWFEGNFGAYEENKVERLGAEAARPHRVTHRRLTRD, from the coding sequence ATGGCTGAGTTCATCTACACGATGAAGAAGGTGCGCAAAGCACACGGCGACAAAGTCATCCTCGACGACGTGACGCTGAACTTCCTGCCCGGCGCCAAGATCGGTGTCGTCGGTCCCAACGGCGCCGGCAAGTCCAGCGTCCTGCGGATCATGGCTGGGCTGGACAAAGCGAACAACGGCGACGCCTTCCTGGCGCCCGGTGCCACCGTCGGCATCCTGTTGCAGGAGCCGCCACTGGACGACACCAAGACCGTCCGGGAGAACGTCGAAGAGGGCGTGCCGATCAAAGCCAAGCTCAATCGGTACAACGAGGTCGCCGAGCTGATGGCCACCGACTACACCGATGAGCTGATGGAAGAGATGGGCAAGCTTCAGGAGGAGCTTGACGCCGCCGACGCCTGGGACATCGATTCGCAGCTCGAACAGGCGATGGACGCGCTGCGCTGCCCGCCGCCCGACGAGCCCGTCACCCACCTCTCCGGGGGTGAGCGCCGGCGGGTGGCGCTGTGCAAACTGCTGCTGAGCAAGCCCGACCTGCTGCTCCTTGACGAGCCCACCAACCACCTCGACGCCGAGAGCGTGCTGTGGCTCGAGCAGCACCTGGCCTCCTACCCGGGCGCCATCCTCGCGGTCACCCACGACCGCTACTTCCTCGACAACGTGGCGCAGTGGATCCTGGAGCTCGACCGCGGCCGGGCCTACCCCTACGAGGGCAACTACTCGACCTACCTGGAGAAGAAGGCCGACCGCCTCGAGGTGCAGGGCAAGAAGGACCAGAAGCTGCAGAAGCGGCTCAAGGACGAACTCGCCTGGGTGCGCTCGGGTGCCAAGGCCCGCCAAGCCAAGAACAAGGCCCGCCTGCAGCGGTACGAGGAGATGGTGGTCGAGGCGGAGAAGACCCGCAAGCTCGACTTCGAGGAGATCCAGATCCCGGTCGGACCGCGGCTGGGCAACCTGGTGGTGGAGGTCGAACACCTCGACAAGGGCTTCGGCGGGCGGCTGTTGATCAAGGATCTGTCGTTCACGCTGCCGCGCAACGGCATCGTCGGCGTGATCGGTCCCAACGGCGTCGGCAAGACCACCCTGTTCAAGACGATCGTCGGTCTGGAAAAGCCGGACAGCGGCACGGTCAAGGTCGGCGACACGGTCAAGTTGAGCTACGTCGACCAGAACCGTGCCGGCATCGACCCGAAGAAGACGGTCTGGGAAGTTGTCTCCGACGGCTTGGACTACATCGAGGTCGGGCAGAACGAGATCCCGTCGCGGGCCTACGTCTCGGCGTTCGGGTTCAAAGGCCCCGATCAGCAGAAGCCTGCCGGTGTGCTCTCCGGTGGTGAACGCAACCGGCTGAACCTGGCGTTGACCCTCAAGCAGGGCGGCAACCTGATCCTGCTGGACGAGCCGACCAACGACCTCGATGTCGAAACGCTCGGTTCACTCGAGAACGCCCTCGAACAGTTCCCGGGATGCGCCGTGGTCATCAGCCACGACCGCTGGTTCCTGGACCGCACCTGCACCCACATCCTGGCGTGGGAGGGTGACGACGACAACGAGGCCAAGTGGTTCTGGTTCGAGGGCAACTTCGGTGCCTACGAGGAGAACAAGGTGGAACGGCTCGGCGCCGAAGCGGCGCGTCCGCATCGAGTGACCCACCGCAGGCTCACCCGCGACTAA
- a CDS encoding NAD-glutamate dehydrogenase, which produces MTKSTKESTAWTTFPDPSEPQGIPAWVSAAYVETYRGSHSDSLVSDEPSGTDPASRAAAVAVVTPALLAAHARLAQHRQAGETRVAVYPADDPAGFGPALQVVTEHGGMLMDSVAVLLHRLGVAYVGIMTPVFTVQRDAAGELRSVEPRSADGSAGAEAWIHVQLSPTVTRNTLAETERLLPDVMADVRQVAIDSTAMRSALTELAADVEANAHGHYTAPDREDVAALLQWLADGHFVLLGYQSGVVRDGQVLVEDAARLGVLRLRKSLRPRLTGDNLLTLAQATVPSYMRFSSRTYVVVIREDTGDSIVAHRFVGLFTAGAMNADVFEIPVISHTVRHALALAEKEPGHPGQLLLDIIQTVPRSELFAIDAEQLLNMAMAVSDLGARRGTLLFLRGDRTGRFVSCLVYLPRDRYTTAVRLHMEDILIHEFGGVGLEYSARVSEAPWALLHFMVRLSDDPDARSVDTGESNRVRIQALLAEATRTWGDRLLETAAQDSIDADVAEHYAAAFGEIYKQAVTPAEAVGDIAIIERLTSDSVKLVFSDYGEADGSQLAWFLGGHGASLSQLLPMLQCMGVAVLEERPFTVTRADGLQVWIYKFKVSAHPTIEIPATGAERDDAQQRFADGVTAIWEGRVEPDRFNELVLRAGLNWQQVVVLRGYAKYLRQARFPYSENHIASVLNEYPGIARALVALFEALFDPSRTHRNRDAQAAAADVAAGIDAVVSLDTDRVLRAFASLIQATLRTNYFVTRSDSARARNVLALKLDAGLIDELPLPRPKFEIFVYSPRVEGVHLRFGFVSRGGLRWSDRREDYRTEILGLVKAQEVKNAVIVPTGAKGGFVVKHPPTPSGNPVADREAARDEGIACYTLFISGLLDVTDNVDHATGAVSAPPQVVRRDGDDAYLVVAADKGTASFSDIANDVAKSYGYWLGDAFASGGSVGYDHKEMGITAKGAWESVKRHFREMGIDTQTEDFTVVGVGDMSGDVFGNGMLRSEHIRLVAAFDHRHIFLDPDPDPARSFAERQRMFDLPRSSWDDYDKSLISAGGGVYPRDLKSVPVSPQVAGVLGLDENITELTPPVLIRAILRAPVDLLFNGGIGTYVKAESESDADVGDRANDQVRVNGNQVRAKVIGEGGNLGVTPLGRVEFDLAGGRINTDALDNSAGVDCSDHEVNIKILIDALVTVGKVDAADRPQLLASMTDEVSALVLADNTAQNDLMGTSRANAASLLPVHADQIRHLVADRGLNRELEALPSEKEIARRAEAGLGLASPELATLMAHVKLTLKAAVLATDLPEQDVFAARLPRYFPQVLQQRFGAEIRQHQLRREIVTTMLINDVVDTAGITYAFRITEDAGVELIDAVRAYVATDAIFGVGDLWRRIRAAGEQDGLPVAVTDRMTLDLRRLIDRAGRWLLNYRPQPLAVGAEINRFAQQVAALSPRMSDWLRGDDADIVAKHIGEFAAQGVPRGLASDVAHGLYRYSLLDIIDIADITERDADEVADTYFALMDRLGTDGLLTAVAQLPRDDRWHALARLAIRDDIYNSVRSLCLDVLAVGEPDEDGMQKITEWESTNASRVERARRTLTQIYESDQRDLATLSVAARQIRSMTRGAAS; this is translated from the coding sequence ATGACAAAGTCCACCAAGGAATCGACCGCGTGGACAACATTTCCCGATCCCTCTGAGCCGCAAGGCATTCCTGCTTGGGTGTCGGCCGCCTATGTCGAGACCTATCGCGGGTCGCACAGCGACTCTTTGGTCAGCGACGAACCGTCGGGCACCGATCCGGCCAGCCGGGCCGCCGCCGTCGCCGTCGTGACCCCGGCGCTGCTGGCCGCGCACGCCCGGCTGGCGCAGCACCGGCAAGCCGGTGAGACCCGCGTTGCGGTGTACCCCGCCGACGATCCGGCTGGTTTCGGGCCGGCACTGCAGGTGGTCACCGAGCACGGCGGCATGCTGATGGACTCGGTGGCGGTGCTGCTGCACCGGCTCGGGGTGGCCTACGTCGGGATCATGACGCCGGTGTTCACCGTGCAGCGCGATGCGGCCGGGGAACTGCGCTCGGTGGAACCAAGATCCGCAGACGGCTCCGCGGGGGCTGAGGCCTGGATCCATGTCCAGCTTTCACCGACGGTCACCCGCAACACCCTCGCCGAGACCGAACGGCTGCTGCCCGATGTGATGGCCGACGTCCGCCAGGTCGCGATCGACTCCACGGCGATGCGCAGCGCGCTCACCGAGCTGGCGGCCGACGTCGAAGCCAACGCGCACGGGCATTACACCGCGCCGGACCGCGAGGATGTCGCCGCACTGCTGCAGTGGCTGGCCGACGGGCACTTCGTGCTGCTGGGTTACCAGAGCGGTGTGGTGCGCGATGGGCAGGTCTTGGTCGAAGATGCCGCCCGGCTGGGAGTGCTGCGGCTGCGTAAGTCCTTGCGGCCCAGGCTCACCGGCGATAACCTGCTGACCCTGGCGCAGGCCACCGTGCCCAGCTACATGCGATTCAGTTCGCGCACCTATGTGGTGGTGATCCGCGAGGACACCGGCGACAGCATCGTCGCGCACCGCTTCGTCGGTCTGTTCACCGCCGGCGCCATGAATGCCGACGTCTTCGAGATACCGGTCATCTCACACACCGTCCGCCACGCCCTGGCCCTGGCGGAGAAGGAGCCCGGCCACCCCGGGCAGCTGCTGCTCGACATCATCCAAACGGTCCCGCGCTCAGAGCTTTTCGCGATCGACGCGGAGCAGTTGCTGAACATGGCGATGGCGGTCTCCGACCTGGGCGCGCGGCGCGGAACCCTGTTGTTCCTGCGCGGCGACCGGACCGGGCGCTTTGTGTCCTGCCTGGTGTACCTGCCCCGGGACCGCTACACCACCGCGGTGCGGTTGCACATGGAGGACATCCTGATCCACGAGTTCGGTGGGGTAGGGCTGGAATACAGCGCGCGCGTCAGCGAAGCGCCGTGGGCGCTGCTGCATTTCATGGTCCGCTTGTCCGACGATCCCGACGCCCGTTCGGTCGACACCGGCGAGTCCAACCGGGTCCGGATCCAGGCGCTGCTGGCCGAGGCCACCCGCACCTGGGGAGACCGGTTGCTCGAGACGGCGGCGCAGGACTCCATAGACGCCGACGTGGCCGAACACTATGCCGCCGCCTTCGGCGAAATCTACAAGCAGGCTGTCACTCCAGCCGAAGCCGTCGGCGACATCGCCATCATCGAGCGGCTTACCTCCGACTCGGTCAAGTTGGTGTTCTCCGACTACGGCGAGGCCGACGGAAGTCAGTTGGCCTGGTTCCTCGGCGGGCACGGTGCGTCGCTGAGCCAACTGCTGCCGATGCTGCAGTGCATGGGGGTGGCGGTGCTCGAAGAGCGGCCGTTCACCGTCACCCGGGCTGACGGCCTGCAGGTGTGGATCTACAAGTTCAAGGTGTCCGCGCACCCCACCATCGAGATCCCGGCGACCGGCGCCGAGCGGGACGACGCCCAACAGCGGTTCGCCGACGGGGTGACCGCGATCTGGGAGGGCCGGGTCGAGCCCGACCGATTCAACGAACTGGTGCTGCGCGCCGGGCTGAACTGGCAACAGGTGGTGGTGCTGCGCGGTTACGCCAAATACCTGCGCCAGGCCCGTTTTCCCTACAGCGAGAACCACATCGCCTCGGTGCTCAACGAGTATCCGGGTATCGCGCGTGCCCTGGTGGCGCTGTTTGAGGCATTGTTCGACCCATCCCGCACGCACCGCAACCGTGACGCGCAAGCCGCAGCCGCTGACGTCGCGGCCGGCATCGACGCGGTGGTGAGCCTGGACACCGACCGGGTGCTGCGTGCATTCGCCTCGCTGATTCAAGCCACCCTGCGTACCAATTACTTTGTCACCCGGTCTGATTCGGCACGGGCACGTAACGTGCTGGCGCTCAAGCTGGATGCCGGCCTGATCGACGAGTTGCCGCTGCCGCGGCCGAAGTTCGAGATCTTCGTCTACTCACCCCGTGTCGAGGGCGTGCACCTGCGGTTCGGCTTCGTATCGCGCGGCGGGCTGCGCTGGTCCGACCGACGCGAGGACTATCGCACCGAGATCCTCGGCCTGGTCAAAGCGCAAGAGGTCAAGAACGCCGTCATCGTCCCGACCGGAGCCAAAGGCGGGTTCGTGGTCAAACACCCACCGACGCCCAGTGGTAACCCGGTCGCGGATCGCGAGGCGGCCCGCGACGAAGGGATCGCCTGCTACACGCTGTTCATCTCCGGCCTGCTCGACGTCACCGACAACGTCGACCACGCCACCGGTGCGGTCAGCGCGCCGCCGCAGGTCGTGCGTCGTGACGGAGACGACGCGTACCTGGTGGTGGCCGCCGACAAGGGGACCGCCAGCTTCTCCGACATCGCCAACGACGTTGCCAAGTCCTACGGCTACTGGCTGGGTGACGCGTTCGCGTCCGGCGGGTCGGTCGGCTACGACCACAAGGAGATGGGCATCACCGCCAAGGGCGCGTGGGAGTCGGTCAAGCGGCACTTCCGGGAGATGGGAATCGATACCCAGACCGAGGATTTCACCGTCGTGGGAGTCGGCGACATGAGCGGCGACGTGTTCGGCAACGGCATGCTGCGCAGCGAACACATCCGGCTGGTGGCCGCCTTCGACCACCGGCACATCTTCCTTGACCCCGACCCCGACCCCGCCCGGTCTTTCGCCGAGCGTCAGCGGATGTTCGACCTGCCCCGCTCCAGCTGGGACGACTACGACAAGTCGCTGATCAGCGCCGGTGGTGGTGTCTACCCGAGAGACCTGAAATCCGTGCCGGTCAGCCCGCAGGTCGCCGGCGTGCTGGGTCTCGACGAGAACATCACCGAGCTCACCCCGCCGGTGCTGATCCGGGCCATTCTGCGGGCTCCCGTCGACCTGCTGTTCAACGGCGGCATCGGCACCTACGTCAAAGCCGAGTCCGAATCCGACGCCGATGTGGGCGACCGTGCCAACGACCAGGTCCGGGTCAACGGAAACCAGGTGCGCGCCAAGGTGATCGGCGAAGGCGGAAACCTCGGCGTCACGCCCCTGGGCCGCGTCGAATTCGACTTGGCCGGTGGGCGGATCAACACCGACGCGCTGGACAACTCCGCCGGAGTCGACTGCTCCGACCACGAGGTCAACATCAAGATCCTGATCGACGCCCTGGTCACCGTCGGCAAGGTCGACGCCGCAGACCGGCCGCAACTGCTGGCGTCGATGACCGACGAGGTCAGCGCGCTGGTGCTGGCCGACAACACCGCCCAGAACGACCTGATGGGCACCAGCCGGGCCAACGCCGCGAGCCTGCTGCCGGTGCACGCCGATCAGATCCGGCACCTGGTGGCCGACCGCGGCCTCAACCGTGAACTGGAAGCGTTGCCGTCGGAGAAGGAGATCGCTCGACGCGCCGAGGCCGGGCTGGGCCTGGCCTCACCGGAGTTGGCGACCCTGATGGCGCACGTCAAGCTGACCCTGAAAGCGGCGGTGCTGGCCACCGACTTACCGGAACAGGATGTGTTCGCCGCACGGTTGCCGCGGTATTTCCCGCAGGTGCTGCAGCAGCGCTTCGGCGCCGAGATCCGCCAACATCAACTGCGCCGCGAAATCGTCACCACGATGCTGATCAACGATGTGGTGGACACCGCAGGCATCACCTACGCCTTCCGGATCACCGAGGACGCGGGCGTCGAGCTGATCGACGCCGTGCGTGCCTACGTCGCGACCGACGCCATCTTCGGGGTGGGCGACCTGTGGCGCCGCATCCGCGCCGCCGGTGAGCAAGACGGCCTGCCGGTCGCGGTGACCGACCGGATGACGCTGGACCTGCGGCGGCTCATCGACCGGGCCGGCCGTTGGCTGCTCAACTACCGCCCGCAGCCGCTGGCGGTGGGCGCCGAGATCAATCGGTTCGCCCAGCAGGTCGCCGCGCTGTCACCTCGGATGTCGGACTGGCTGCGCGGCGACGACGCCGACATCGTGGCCAAACACATCGGCGAGTTCGCGGCTCAGGGCGTGCCCCGCGGCCTGGCTTCCGACGTCGCCCACGGCTTGTACCGCTACAGCCTGCTCGACATCATCGACATCGCCGATATCACCGAACGCGACGCCGACGAGGTCGCCGACACCTACTTTGCGCTGATGGATCGGCTGGGCACCGACGGGCTGCTGACCGCGGTCGCCCAGCTGCCCCGTGACGACCGCTGGCATGCCTTGGCGCGGTTGGCGATCCGCGACGACATCTACAATTCGGTGCGGTCGCTGTGCCTGGATGTGCTGGCGGTCGGGGAACCGGACGAGGACGGGATGCAGAAAATCACCGAATGGGAATCGACCAACGCCTCGCGCGTGGAGCGGGCACGGCGCACGCTGACCCAGATCTACGAATCCGACCAGCGGGATCTGGCGACGCTGTCGGTGGCGGCGCGGCAGATCCGGAGCATGACGCGCGGGGCGGCGTCGTGA
- a CDS encoding acyl-CoA thioesterase, whose amino-acid sequence MGFVASVPVRWSDIDMYQHVNHATMVTMLEEARVPFLSPAFAVDITSVGLLIAEVKVAYKGQLRLTDSPLQVTMWVSRLRTVDFTIGYEVRSAHAAPDSRPAVIAETQVATFSIDEQKLVRLSADHRAYLEKFIR is encoded by the coding sequence GTGGGCTTCGTGGCATCGGTTCCGGTGCGCTGGTCGGACATCGACATGTACCAGCACGTGAACCACGCGACCATGGTGACGATGCTCGAAGAGGCGCGGGTTCCGTTCCTGTCGCCGGCCTTCGCGGTCGACATCACCAGCGTCGGTCTCCTGATCGCCGAGGTGAAAGTCGCCTACAAAGGGCAGCTGCGGCTGACGGACTCGCCACTGCAGGTGACGATGTGGGTGTCGCGGCTGCGCACGGTGGACTTCACCATCGGCTACGAGGTGCGCTCGGCGCACGCCGCCCCGGATTCGCGGCCCGCCGTGATCGCCGAAACACAGGTGGCCACCTTCAGCATTGACGAGCAGAAGCTGGTGCGGCTGTCCGCCGACCATCGCGCCTATCTGGAGAAATTCATCCGCTGA
- a CDS encoding TetR/AcrR family transcriptional regulator gives MQPADNLPTACTEIKRRTQAERSAATRAALTSAARKLWGARGYAAVGTPEIAEAAGVTRGAMYHQFPDKAALFLAVVEAVEADVMARLAEAVAASGATTPAAALRSAAENWLVVAKDPEVRQLVLLDAPTVLGWDGFRDVAQRYSLGMTEQLLSEAMQAGQLPHQPVRALAHVLIGALDEAAMVIATADDPEQTRADVSTVIQRLLDAMLTEG, from the coding sequence GTGCAACCTGCCGACAACTTACCGACAGCCTGTACGGAAATCAAGCGTCGGACCCAAGCGGAGCGGTCAGCCGCCACCCGTGCCGCCCTGACCAGTGCGGCCCGCAAACTGTGGGGTGCGCGTGGCTACGCGGCCGTGGGGACCCCGGAGATCGCCGAGGCCGCCGGGGTGACCCGCGGCGCGATGTATCACCAGTTCCCGGACAAGGCAGCACTTTTCCTGGCGGTCGTGGAGGCCGTGGAGGCGGACGTCATGGCGCGCCTCGCCGAAGCGGTCGCCGCATCCGGGGCAACCACACCCGCTGCTGCGCTGCGGTCAGCCGCCGAGAATTGGCTGGTGGTGGCCAAGGATCCGGAGGTGCGTCAACTCGTCCTGCTCGATGCACCCACCGTGCTGGGTTGGGACGGCTTTCGCGACGTCGCCCAGCGCTACAGCCTGGGCATGACCGAACAGCTGCTCAGCGAAGCCATGCAGGCCGGACAACTCCCCCACCAGCCCGTCCGCGCGCTCGCCCACGTTCTGATCGGCGCGCTCGACGAAGCGGCGATGGTGATCGCGACAGCCGACGACCCCGAGCAGACCCGAGCCGACGTGAGCACCGTCATCCAACGGCTGCTCGACGCGATGCTCACCGAGGGTTGA
- a CDS encoding alpha/beta fold hydrolase yields the protein MPTVDIDAGTIHYDTAGPQDGRPVLFIHGYAMGASLWGPLSARLAARNLRCIAPNWPLGAHPSALRSGADRTLPGIAAMVDAFLGALGLEDVVLVGNDTGGLISQLVAVNHPDRLGALVLTSCDAFEHFPPPILKPFMLAAKTAITFRAALQPMRLRVFRRRGYGALSHGDIDQLVKAWVKPALGDAAVVEDLRQLTRSLNQQISLDAAARLHEFTKPALIAWSTDDVFFPVEDGRRLAATLPNSRFELIEGARTFSMIDQPDRLADLVAEFASTASGPGVRERR from the coding sequence ATGCCCACCGTTGACATTGACGCCGGAACAATCCACTACGACACCGCGGGCCCCCAGGACGGCCGCCCGGTGCTGTTCATCCACGGCTACGCCATGGGCGCCTCGCTGTGGGGGCCGCTGAGCGCGCGCCTGGCAGCGCGAAATCTGCGCTGCATCGCCCCGAACTGGCCGCTGGGCGCGCACCCGAGCGCGTTGCGGAGCGGAGCTGATCGAACCCTGCCGGGGATCGCCGCAATGGTGGACGCGTTCCTGGGCGCGCTCGGCCTGGAGGATGTGGTGTTGGTCGGCAACGACACCGGAGGCCTGATCAGCCAGCTGGTCGCGGTCAACCACCCGGATCGGCTCGGGGCGCTGGTGTTGACCAGCTGCGACGCCTTCGAGCATTTCCCGCCGCCCATTCTGAAGCCGTTCATGCTGGCCGCGAAGACGGCGATCACCTTCCGTGCTGCGCTACAGCCGATGCGGCTGCGGGTGTTCCGTCGCCGCGGCTACGGCGCGCTGTCGCACGGCGACATCGACCAGCTGGTGAAAGCGTGGGTGAAACCCGCGCTGGGTGATGCCGCGGTCGTCGAAGACCTCCGTCAGCTCACCAGGTCGCTGAACCAGCAGATCTCCCTGGACGCCGCGGCGCGACTGCACGAGTTCACCAAGCCGGCCCTGATCGCCTGGTCTACCGATGATGTGTTCTTTCCCGTCGAGGACGGCAGGCGCCTCGCCGCGACGCTGCCCAACTCCCGCTTCGAACTCATCGAAGGTGCGCGCACGTTCTCGATGATCGATCAGCCGGACCGGCTGGCAGATCTGGTCGCCGAATTCGCCAGCACCGCAAGCGGTCCGGGAGTCCGTGAACGACGGTGA
- a CDS encoding glycoside hydrolase family 13 protein, giving the protein MATHDRPGHTPWWADSVFYQVYPRSFADSNSDGVGDLDGVTAHLDYLRWLGVDALWLNPVMVSPMADHGYDVADPRGIDPLFGDLAALDRLVAAAHERGIKLTMDLVPNHTSSAHPWFVEALAARPGSPARDRYFFRDGRGPDGQLPPNNWVSVFGGPAWTRVAEPDGPGQWYLHLFDVSQPDLNWDNPEVFADFERTLRFWLDRGVDGFRIDVSHGMAKPAGLPDMPVTDVKLLAHRDDDPRFNRPGVHPIHRAIRRVIDDYPDAVSVGEVWVHDNAAFAEYLRPDELHLAFNFRLLQADFEATEIRDAIDNSLAAVASVGASATWALENHDVERAVTRYGGGTVGLDRARAMALVLLALPGAVFVYNGQELGLPNVELPDSALQDPVWERSGHTERGRDGCRVPLPWSGDRPAFGFSDNPNTWLPMPPDWASLTVGKQRSERNSTLSLFRQALAIRRSRNALTGSRVDWLEALPGMLIFRRGGLVCALNAGDRAVDLPEGQLVLASAPATGGVLPPNTAAWLV; this is encoded by the coding sequence ATGGCCACACACGACCGCCCCGGCCACACCCCGTGGTGGGCCGACAGTGTGTTCTACCAGGTGTATCCCCGCTCGTTCGCCGACAGCAACTCCGACGGGGTCGGCGACCTGGACGGGGTGACCGCACACCTGGACTACCTGCGGTGGCTGGGCGTCGACGCGCTGTGGCTCAACCCGGTGATGGTGTCGCCGATGGCCGACCACGGCTACGACGTGGCAGATCCGCGTGGCATCGATCCGCTCTTCGGTGACCTGGCGGCGCTGGATCGGCTGGTGGCCGCCGCGCACGAGCGGGGAATCAAGCTGACCATGGACCTGGTGCCCAACCACACCAGTTCGGCGCATCCCTGGTTCGTCGAGGCACTGGCCGCCAGGCCGGGCAGCCCCGCGCGGGACCGCTACTTCTTCCGGGACGGGCGCGGGCCCGACGGCCAGCTGCCGCCCAACAACTGGGTGTCGGTCTTCGGCGGCCCGGCCTGGACGCGGGTCGCCGAACCCGACGGCCCGGGCCAGTGGTACCTGCACCTGTTCGATGTGTCACAACCGGATCTGAACTGGGACAACCCGGAGGTGTTCGCCGATTTCGAGCGAACCCTGCGGTTCTGGTTGGACCGCGGCGTGGACGGCTTCCGGATCGATGTCTCGCACGGCATGGCCAAGCCGGCCGGCCTGCCGGACATGCCGGTCACCGATGTGAAGCTGCTGGCCCACCGTGACGACGACCCGCGGTTCAACCGTCCGGGAGTGCACCCGATCCACCGGGCGATTCGCCGGGTCATCGATGACTACCCCGACGCGGTCAGCGTGGGCGAGGTCTGGGTACACGACAACGCTGCGTTCGCCGAGTACCTGCGGCCCGACGAGCTGCACCTGGCTTTCAACTTCCGGCTGCTGCAAGCCGACTTCGAAGCCACAGAGATCCGCGATGCGATCGACAACTCGCTGGCCGCCGTCGCGTCGGTGGGCGCCAGCGCCACCTGGGCGCTGGAGAACCACGACGTCGAGCGGGCGGTCACCCGCTACGGCGGCGGGACCGTCGGGCTGGACCGGGCGCGGGCCATGGCCCTGGTGCTGTTGGCCCTGCCCGGCGCGGTGTTCGTCTACAACGGCCAGGAGTTGGGCCTGCCGAACGTCGAGCTGCCCGATTCGGCCCTGCAGGACCCGGTGTGGGAGCGCTCCGGGCACACCGAACGCGGTCGTGACGGCTGCCGGGTGCCGCTGCCATGGTCCGGTGACAGACCGGCGTTCGGCTTCTCCGACAACCCCAACACCTGGCTGCCGATGCCGCCGGACTGGGCGTCGCTGACCGTCGGCAAACAACGCAGCGAACGCAACTCGACGCTGTCGCTGTTCCGGCAGGCGCTGGCAATACGCAGGAGCAGAAACGCGCTAACCGGGTCGCGGGTCGATTGGCTGGAGGCGCTGCCCGGAATGCTCATCTTCCGGCGCGGCGGGCTGGTATGCGCGCTGAATGCCGGCGACCGTGCGGTCGATCTTCCGGAGGGACAACTGGTCTTGGCCAGCGCGCCGGCGACGGGCGGTGTCTTGCCGCCCAACACCGCCGCGTGGCTGGTCTGA
- a CDS encoding globin codes for MQPIEEPSFYDAVGGAETFHAIVSRFYQLVAQDPILRPMYPADDMDGAEERLRMFLEQYWGGPRTYTELRGHPRLRMRHVPYRIGPLQRDAWLRNMVTAVNEIDSDTLDDAHRGELLQYLHSAADFLVNAPI; via the coding sequence ATGCAGCCGATAGAAGAGCCCTCGTTTTATGACGCCGTCGGCGGTGCGGAAACGTTCCACGCCATCGTGTCGCGGTTTTACCAACTGGTCGCCCAGGATCCGATCCTGCGGCCGATGTACCCCGCCGACGACATGGACGGCGCCGAGGAGCGGTTACGGATGTTCCTCGAGCAGTACTGGGGCGGACCGCGCACCTACACCGAGCTTCGCGGCCACCCGCGGCTGCGGATGCGCCATGTCCCCTACCGGATCGGCCCGCTGCAGCGTGATGCGTGGCTGCGCAACATGGTGACCGCGGTCAACGAGATCGACAGCGACACCCTTGACGACGCACACCGCGGCGAACTGCTGCAGTATCTGCATTCGGCGGCCGACTTCCTGGTCAACGCGCCGATCTGA